A region of the Leptospirillum ferriphilum genome:
CTGTCTAAGAGTCGGAGCATAGGGACCGGGTTTTATTTCACGGAACGACTGACGGGTATTCTTTTTACCAGACCTTTGACAGCCCTATAGGCCGTTTTTTCGAATGAGGCAGGGATGGCCGGAAAAAACAGGTATACATATCCTCTGGCTTCACCGTAGCCACTCCACAAAATATCTTTGGTTTTGCTATCCCACAATCTCCCAAAGATGCGAACATGCTCGGCCCCGCCTTCTACTCCGGAGATCCGAATATCTGTCTGTAAAAAGTACCGGGTCCCAAGCTTTAAGGAAAGCACCTGCAAATTCTCCGTTCCCCGAATTGTATGGGGAGAAGAATGGGATACGAGCAACCTCACCCATTTTTTCCGGTTTGATTTGGATGGAAACTTGTCGATTTCAGAGAAATCGACAAGACGAATCCCTTTGAACCGCTGGCGGATTTCCTTGTTCAGGAGGTTTTCAATGATTTGAGTTTCTGCTTTTTTTCCGACATTCACCCGGGTGGGTAGAACAGCCAACCCCCCTCTCTCCAATTCCTTCCAGGTTAACGCATGATCTAGGAAGGATGTCGTCGATAAATCATTGATAGACTTTATGGACTGCTGTTTTACGCACGCATCCCCCAACGACAGTGAGAACATTGCCATGGCTACCAGAAAAAACCTGCTATTCAGGAGGATCCGAATCTTCCGGACTGTCGAGGAGTTGCCTGAAATCTGGATGTTCAGGAATTTGATGGATGACCTCTTCTTTCACATAAATAGGAACCTGGGCACGAATGGCGATCGCCACTGCGTCACTTGGTCTGGCATCTATTGAAAACTCTGACGACTCGGATAATAAATGAATCCTTGAGAAAAATGTTCCTTCTTCCACTTTTTCTATGACAGCGGAAAGAATCCTGATCTTTAAATGGTTCAGCAATGAAACAAACAGATCATGTGTCTGAGGGCGCTCTGGCGGCGTCCCCGCCTTTCCCATTGAAATCGCCTGTGCTTCAAATGGACCTATCCAGATGGGGAGTGTACTGTTTTTCTCTTCATCCTGCAAAATCAGAATATAAGATTTTGTTGACCCGTCAAAAAAAATTTCTCTTACGAACATTTCTATCATGGCAGATCTCCCTTGCCTATAGTATAATCCCGGACTATTTTTTCATTCCAGTCCACTTTTGTTTGGCACGTCAGGAACATTTTTTTGAGTCCTTATCTTTGGATTGTCTTGACTGGATTGACGCAACGACGTGACTCTTCTTACAATCTACATGTCGGAAAACCATTTCAATATTTTGTTGTGAGTTCAATGAAAGGATCACAATGCCCAAACTCAAGATTGTTGAATTAAACAAGGAACTGGATATCGAACAAGGAATTCCCATACTGATGGGAGCAAGCCTTCAGGGAGTCAATTTTGG
Encoded here:
- a CDS encoding bifunctional nuclease family protein; translation: MIEMFVREIFFDGSTKSYILILQDEEKNSTLPIWIGPFEAQAISMGKAGTPPERPQTHDLFVSLLNHLKIRILSAVIEKVEEGTFFSRIHLLSESSEFSIDARPSDAVAIAIRAQVPIYVKEEVIHQIPEHPDFRQLLDSPEDSDPPE